Proteins encoded together in one Helicobacter pylori window:
- a CDS encoding nucleoside-diphosphate kinase — protein MKQRTLSIIKPDALKKKVVGKIIDRFESNGLEVIAMKRLHLSVKDAENFYAIHRERPFFKDLIEFMVSGPVVVMVLEGEDAVAKNRDLMGATDPKLAQKGTIRADFAESIDANAVHGSDSLENACNEIAFFFAARDL, from the coding sequence TTGAAACAAAGAACGCTGTCTATTATTAAACCGGATGCGCTTAAGAAAAAAGTGGTAGGCAAGATCATTGATCGCTTTGAGAGTAACGGCTTGGAAGTCATTGCTATGAAACGCTTGCATTTGAGCGTTAAAGACGCTGAAAACTTTTATGCGATCCACAGAGAGAGACCCTTTTTTAAAGATTTAATAGAATTTATGGTCAGTGGTCCGGTAGTGGTTATGGTTTTAGAGGGCGAAGATGCGGTAGCTAAAAACAGAGATCTTATGGGAGCGACTGATCCCAAACTCGCTCAAAAAGGCACTATCAGAGCGGATTTTGCTGAAAGCATTGACGCTAATGCGGTGCATGGGAGCGATAGCTTGGAAAACGCGTGCAATGAAATCGCTTTCTTTTTTGCCGCTAGGGATCTTTAA
- a CDS encoding fumarate reductase iron-sulfur subunit, whose protein sequence is MSDNERTIVVRVLKFDPQSAVSKPHFKEYQLKETPSMTLFIALNLIREHQDPDLSFDFVCRAGICGSCAMMVNGRPRLACKTLTSSFESGVITLMPMPSFTLIKDLSVNTGDWFLDMTKRVESWAHSKEEVDITQPEKRIEPDEAQEVFELDRCIECGCCIASCGTKLMRPNFIGAAGMNRAMRFMIDSHDERSDDDFYELVGDDDGVFGCMSLIACHDTCPKELPLQSSIATLRNRMLKVGKSR, encoded by the coding sequence ATGAGTGATAATGAACGAACGATTGTAGTTAGAGTGTTAAAATTTGACCCTCAAAGCGCGGTGAGTAAGCCGCATTTTAAAGAGTATCAATTGAAAGAAACGCCATCCATGACGCTCTTTATCGCTTTAAACCTCATTAGAGAGCATCAAGATCCGGATTTGAGTTTTGATTTTGTGTGCCGTGCTGGGATTTGCGGCTCTTGCGCGATGATGGTTAATGGGAGACCGAGGCTAGCTTGTAAAACCCTAACTTCTAGCTTTGAAAGCGGGGTGATTACGCTCATGCCCATGCCCAGTTTTACGCTCATTAAAGATTTGAGCGTGAATACTGGCGATTGGTTTTTGGATATGACTAAAAGGGTGGAGAGTTGGGCGCATTCTAAAGAAGAGGTGGATATTACTCAGCCGGAAAAAAGGATTGAGCCTGATGAAGCTCAAGAAGTCTTTGAACTAGACAGGTGTATTGAATGCGGGTGCTGTATCGCTTCTTGTGGGACCAAACTCATGCGCCCTAATTTCATTGGAGCTGCTGGCATGAACAGAGCCATGCGTTTTATGATTGACAGCCACGATGAAAGAAGCGATGACGATTTTTATGAATTAGTCGGCGATGATGATGGCGTTTTTGGGTGCATGAGCTTGATTGCTTGCCATGACACTTGCCCTAAAGAATTACCCTTGCAAAGCAGTATCGCTACTTTGCGTAACCGAATGTTGAAAGTGGGTAAAAGCCGCTAA
- a CDS encoding triose-phosphate isomerase, which yields MTKIAMANFKSAMPIFKSHAYLKELEKTLKPQHFDRVFVFPDFLGLLPNSFLHFTLGVQNAYPRDCGAFTGEITSKHLEELKIHTLLIGHSERRTLLKESPSFLKEKFDFFKGKNFKIIYCIGEDLTTREKGFKAVKEFLSEQLENIDLNYSNLIVAYEPIWAIGAKKSASLEDIYLTHGFLKQILNQKTPLLYGGSVNAQNAKEILGIDSVDGLLIGSASWELENFKTIISFL from the coding sequence ATGACAAAAATTGCCATGGCTAATTTTAAATCCGCTATGCCTATTTTTAAAAGCCATGCGTATTTAAAAGAATTAGAAAAAACTTTAAAACCGCAGCATTTTGATAGGGTGTTTGTATTCCCTGATTTTTTGGGGTTATTGCCTAATTCGTTTTTGCATTTCACTTTAGGGGTGCAAAACGCTTACCCTAGAGATTGTGGGGCTTTTACCGGTGAAATCACTTCAAAGCATTTAGAAGAACTCAAAATCCACACGCTTTTAATAGGGCATAGCGAGAGGCGAACGCTTTTAAAGGAAAGCCCTAGCTTTTTGAAAGAAAAGTTTGATTTTTTTAAAGGTAAAAATTTTAAAATTATTTATTGTATTGGCGAAGATTTAACGACCAGAGAAAAGGGTTTTAAGGCTGTAAAGGAATTTTTAAGCGAGCAATTAGAAAATATTGATCTCAATTATTCCAATTTAATTGTGGCGTATGAGCCTATTTGGGCGATTGGCGCAAAAAAGAGCGCTTCTTTAGAAGATATTTATCTCACGCATGGTTTTTTAAAGCAAATTTTAAATCAAAAAACGCCCTTGTTGTATGGGGGGAGCGTGAATGCGCAAAATGCTAAAGAAATTTTAGGGATTGATAGCGTGGATGGCTTATTGATTGGGAGCGCGTCTTGGGAATTAGAAAATTTTAAAACAATCATTTCATTTTTATAA
- the lpxD gene encoding UDP-3-O-(3-hydroxymyristoyl)glucosamine N-acyltransferase: MKLSELLSAYSIETEFSNDFEVHALAELDKATPNDISYIDQARYLKLLKDSKAGAVFIRKKESSKVPKHMQALVVDNPHLAFAKASHAFKIPFFKNPESVNEPKHFERVTIMPNVMIGEGVEIGENSLIYPGVVIADGVKIGKNCVLYPRVILYQNTILEDNVIIHAGSVIGGDGFGYAHTALGEHVKIEHVGIVRIQKNVEIGANTAIDRAVFGETLIKEGVKIDNLVQIGHNCVLGEHSIVVSQVGLSGSTTTGRNVVFGGQVGIGGHLHVGEFTQIGGKSAVGKDLPPNTNFAGAIPAMEIHEWHHFLAHLRTNFRKQQKTSLLQKAKGFFKS, translated from the coding sequence ATGAAATTAAGCGAATTGTTAAGCGCCTATTCTATTGAAACGGAATTTTCAAACGATTTTGAAGTGCATGCTTTAGCGGAATTAGATAAGGCTACGCCTAATGATATTAGCTATATTGACCAAGCGCGTTACCTTAAACTTTTAAAAGATTCCAAAGCCGGGGCGGTGTTTATCCGTAAAAAAGAATCTTCTAAAGTGCCAAAACACATGCAAGCTTTAGTCGTGGATAACCCGCATTTAGCCTTTGCCAAAGCTTCGCATGCCTTTAAAATCCCTTTTTTTAAAAACCCAGAAAGCGTGAATGAGCCTAAACATTTTGAAAGAGTAACGATCATGCCTAATGTGATGATTGGAGAGGGCGTAGAAATTGGCGAAAACTCTTTGATTTATCCGGGTGTGGTGATCGCTGATGGGGTCAAAATCGGTAAAAATTGCGTTTTGTATCCTCGTGTGATCTTGTATCAAAACACGATTTTAGAGGATAATGTGATTATCCATGCAGGCAGTGTGATCGGAGGCGATGGCTTTGGTTATGCGCACACCGCTTTAGGAGAGCATGTCAAAATTGAGCATGTGGGGATTGTTAGGATTCAAAAAAATGTAGAAATTGGCGCTAACACGGCGATTGATCGGGCGGTGTTTGGCGAGACTTTGATTAAAGAGGGCGTTAAGATTGATAACCTGGTTCAAATCGGGCATAATTGCGTTTTAGGCGAGCACAGCATCGTCGTTTCTCAAGTGGGCTTGAGCGGCTCTACAACCACTGGCCGTAATGTGGTTTTTGGCGGTCAAGTGGGCATTGGGGGGCATTTGCATGTGGGCGAATTCACTCAAATTGGGGGTAAAAGCGCGGTGGGTAAAGACTTGCCCCCTAACACTAATTTTGCCGGAGCGATCCCTGCTATGGAAATCCATGAATGGCACCATTTCCTGGCTCATTTACGGACGAATTTCAGGAAACAGCAAAAAACGAGTTTGTTGCAAAAAGCTAAAGGGTTTTTCAAGTCTTAA
- a CDS encoding fumarate reductase cytochrome b subunit, translating into MQQEEIIEGYYGASKGLKKSGIYAKLDFLQSATGLILALFMIAHMFLVSSILISDEAMYKVAKFFEGSLFLKAGEPAIVSVVAAGVILILVVHAFLALRKFPINYRQYKVFKTHKHLMKHGDTSLWFIQALTGFAMFFLASIHLFVMLTEPESIGPHGSSYRFVTQNFWLLYIFLLFAVELHGSIGLYRLAIKWGWFKNVSIQGLRKVKWAMSVFFIVLGLCTYGAYIKKGLENKDNGIKTMQEAIEADGKFHKE; encoded by the coding sequence ATGCAACAAGAAGAGATTATAGAGGGTTATTATGGCGCTAGTAAAGGGCTTAAAAAGAGCGGTATTTACGCTAAGCTGGATTTTTTACAGAGCGCTACGGGCTTGATTTTAGCGCTCTTTATGATAGCGCACATGTTTTTGGTCTCTAGTATCTTAATTAGCGATGAAGCCATGTATAAAGTGGCGAAATTTTTTGAAGGGAGCTTGTTTTTAAAAGCGGGCGAGCCGGCTATTGTGAGCGTGGTTGCAGCAGGAGTTATTCTTATTTTAGTCGTGCATGCTTTTTTGGCGCTAAGGAAATTCCCTATCAATTATCGGCAATACAAGGTTTTTAAAACCCATAAGCATTTGATGAAACATGGCGATACGAGTTTGTGGTTTATCCAGGCCTTAACCGGGTTTGCGATGTTTTTTTTAGCGAGTATCCACTTGTTTGTCATGCTCACAGAGCCTGAAAGTATTGGGCCTCATGGCTCAAGCTATCGTTTTGTCACGCAAAACTTTTGGCTTTTGTATATTTTCTTATTGTTTGCCGTAGAATTGCATGGTTCTATTGGGTTGTATCGCTTAGCGATTAAATGGGGGTGGTTTAAGAATGTGAGCATTCAAGGCTTAAGAAAAGTCAAATGGGCGATGAGCGTGTTTTTCATTGTTTTAGGGCTTTGCACCTATGGGGCTTACATTAAAAAAGGTTTAGAAAATAAGGACAATGGCATTAAAACCATGCAAGAGGCCATAGAAGCTGATGGGAAATTCCACAAAGAATAA
- a CDS encoding phospholipase D family protein, with protein sequence MKIFLVFLSVFFFNGCFGLVYKTPISSPPISYDPYTTTIGSLYAKNLKENPNHSAAILLEDGFDALLHRVGLIRMSQKSIDMQTYIYKNDLSSQVIAKELLNAANRGVKVRILLDDNGLDSDFSDIMLLNFHKNIEVKIFNPYYIRNKGLRYFEMLADYERIKKRMHNKLFIVDNFAVIIGGRNIGDNYFDNDLDTNFLDLDALFFGGVASKAKESFERYWRFHRSIPVSLLRTHKRLKNNAKEIAKLHEKIPISAEDKDQFEKKVNDFIERFQKYQYPIYYGNAIFLADLPAKIDTPLYSPIKIAFEKALKNTKDSVFIASSYFIPGKKMMKIFKNQISKGIELNILTNSLSSTDAIVVYGAWERYRNQLVRMGANVYEIRNDFFNRQIKGRFSTKHSLHGKTIVFDDNLTLLGSFNIDPRSAYINTESAVLFDNPSFAKRVRLSLKDHAQQSWHLVVYRHRVIWEAVEEGTLIHEKTSPDTSFFLRLIKEWSKVLPEREL encoded by the coding sequence TTGAAAATCTTTTTAGTTTTTTTAAGCGTCTTTTTTTTTAATGGGTGTTTTGGGTTAGTCTATAAGACTCCCATTTCAAGCCCACCTATCTCTTATGATCCCTACACTACCACCATTGGGAGCTTATACGCTAAAAATTTAAAAGAAAACCCTAACCATAGTGCGGCCATTCTTTTAGAAGACGGCTTTGACGCTTTATTGCACAGAGTGGGTCTTATCAGAATGAGCCAAAAAAGCATTGACATGCAAACTTATATCTATAAGAACGATCTTTCCTCTCAAGTGATCGCTAAAGAACTTTTAAATGCAGCCAATCGTGGGGTGAAAGTGCGCATCCTTTTAGATGATAACGGATTGGATTCAGATTTTTCAGATATCATGCTTTTAAATTTCCATAAAAACATTGAGGTGAAAATTTTTAACCCCTACTATATCCGCAATAAAGGCTTGCGTTATTTTGAAATGCTTGCGGATTATGAACGCATTAAAAAACGCATGCACAACAAGCTTTTCATCGTGGATAATTTCGCTGTCATTATAGGGGGGCGCAATATTGGGGACAATTATTTTGATAACGATTTAGACACGAATTTTTTAGATTTAGACGCTTTGTTTTTTGGGGGGGTTGCTTCAAAAGCCAAAGAAAGCTTTGAACGCTATTGGAGATTCCACCGCTCCATTCCTGTTTCATTGCTAAGAACCCATAAAAGACTCAAAAACAACGCTAAAGAAATCGCTAAACTCCATGAAAAAATCCCTATCAGCGCCGAAGACAAAGACCAGTTTGAAAAAAAAGTCAATGATTTTATAGAACGCTTCCAAAAATACCAATACCCCATTTATTATGGGAATGCCATTTTTTTAGCCGATTTGCCCGCCAAAATTGACACGCCCTTGTATTCACCTATCAAAATCGCTTTTGAGAAAGCCCTTAAAAACACTAAAGACTCCGTTTTTATCGCTTCATCGTATTTTATTCCAGGTAAAAAGATGATGAAAATCTTTAAAAATCAAATTTCTAAGGGGATTGAATTGAACATCCTTACCAATTCCCTTTCATCTACTGATGCGATAGTGGTCTATGGGGCGTGGGAAAGGTATCGCAACCAATTAGTGCGAATGGGCGCGAATGTCTATGAAATACGAAACGATTTTTTCAACCGCCAGATTAAAGGGCGCTTTAGCACCAAACATTCCTTGCATGGCAAGACGATTGTTTTTGATGACAATTTAACGCTTCTAGGGAGTTTTAATATTGATCCGCGCTCTGCATACATCAACACTGAAAGCGCGGTTTTGTTTGACAACCCGTCTTTTGCTAAAAGGGTGCGTTTGTCGCTTAAAGATCATGCCCAACAATCATGGCATCTGGTGGTGTATCGGCATAGAGTGATTTGGGAAGCGGTGGAAGAAGGCACTTTAATCCATGAAAAAACTTCGCCTGACACTTCCTTCTTTTTACGCTTGATTAAAGAATGGTCTAAAGTCCTTCCTGAAAGAGAGCTTTAA
- the metK gene encoding methionine adenosyltransferase produces MKDSFLFTSESVTEGHPDKMADQISDAVLDYIIERDQKAKVACETLVSNGFCMITGELKTSVYAPMQEIAREVVKKIGYTDALYGFDYRSAAVLNGIGEQSPDINQGVDREDGEIGAGDQGLMFGYACKETETLMPLPIHLAHQLAFALAQKRKDNILPFLRPDGKSQVSVRYENNKPVSVDTIVISTQHSPEVSQKHLKEAVIEEIVYKVLPKEYLHDNIKFFINPTGKFVIGGPQGDAGLTGRKIIVDTYGGFCPHGGGAFSGKDPSKVDRSAAYAARYVAKNLVASGVCDKATVQLAYAIGVIEPVSIYVNTHNTSKYSSAELEKCVKAVFKLTPKGIIESLDLLRPIYSLTSAYGHFGRELEEFTWEKTNKAEEIKAFFKR; encoded by the coding sequence ATGAAAGATAGTTTTCTTTTCACTTCTGAGTCAGTAACCGAGGGGCATCCTGATAAAATGGCTGATCAAATCAGCGATGCGGTTTTAGATTATATTATTGAGCGGGATCAAAAAGCCAAAGTCGCATGCGAGACTTTAGTTTCTAACGGGTTTTGCATGATCACTGGCGAATTAAAAACTTCTGTTTATGCCCCTATGCAAGAGATCGCAAGAGAAGTGGTTAAAAAAATTGGCTATACAGACGCCCTTTATGGCTTTGATTACAGGAGCGCGGCGGTTTTAAATGGTATTGGCGAACAAAGCCCTGATATTAATCAAGGCGTGGATAGAGAAGATGGCGAGATTGGGGCAGGGGATCAAGGGCTTATGTTTGGTTATGCATGCAAGGAGACTGAAACGCTCATGCCCTTACCCATTCATTTAGCGCACCAACTCGCTTTCGCTTTGGCTCAAAAAAGAAAAGACAACATCTTGCCTTTTTTAAGGCCTGATGGCAAGTCTCAAGTGAGCGTGCGTTATGAAAACAACAAGCCTGTAAGCGTTGATACGATTGTTATTTCTACCCAACATTCCCCAGAAGTTTCACAAAAGCATTTAAAAGAAGCCGTGATTGAAGAGATCGTGTATAAGGTTTTACCCAAAGAATATTTGCATGACAATATCAAGTTTTTTATAAACCCCACAGGAAAATTCGTTATCGGTGGGCCTCAAGGCGATGCGGGTCTGACAGGCAGAAAAATCATCGTGGATACTTATGGAGGGTTTTGCCCGCATGGGGGGGGAGCGTTTAGCGGGAAAGACCCTAGCAAGGTGGATAGGAGCGCGGCTTATGCGGCCCGCTATGTGGCTAAAAATTTGGTAGCGAGCGGGGTTTGCGATAAAGCGACCGTGCAGCTTGCTTATGCGATTGGGGTGATAGAGCCAGTGTCTATTTATGTGAACACGCATAACACGAGCAAGTATTCAAGCGCAGAGCTAGAAAAATGCGTGAAAGCGGTTTTCAAACTCACGCCAAAAGGCATTATTGAAAGCTTGGATTTGTTAAGGCCCATTTATTCGCTCACTTCAGCTTATGGGCATTTTGGGCGCGAATTAGAGGAATTCACTTGGGAAAAAACCAACAAAGCTGAGGAGATTAAAGCGTTCTTTAAGCGTTAA
- the fabI gene encoding enoyl-[acyl-carrier-protein] reductase FabI has protein sequence MGFLKGKKGLIVGVANNKSIAYGIAQSCFNQGATLAFTYLNESLEKRVRPIAQELNSPYVYELDVSKEEHFKSLYNNIKQDLGSLDFIVHSVAFAPKEALEGSLLETSKSAFNTAMEISVYSLIELTNTLKPLLNNGASVLTLSYLGSTKYMAHYNVMGLAKAALESAVRYLAVDLGKHNIRVNALSAGPIRTLASSGIADFRMILKWNEINAPLRKNVSLEEVGNAGMYLLSSLSNGVSGEVHFVDAGYHVMGMGAVEEKDNKATLLWDLQNNKGY, from the coding sequence ATGGGATTTTTAAAAGGTAAAAAAGGGCTTATTGTAGGGGTGGCAAACAATAAATCCATCGCTTATGGGATCGCTCAATCTTGTTTCAATCAAGGGGCTACTTTGGCTTTCACTTATTTGAATGAGAGCTTAGAAAAGCGCGTGAGGCCTATCGCACAGGAATTGAATAGCCCCTATGTGTATGAATTGGATGTGAGTAAAGAAGAGCATTTCAAGTCGCTATACAATAATATTAAGCAGGATTTAGGCTCATTGGATTTTATCGTTCATAGCGTGGCCTTTGCCCCTAAAGAGGCTTTAGAAGGGAGTTTGTTAGAAACTTCTAAAAGCGCGTTTAACACCGCTATGGAAATTTCTGTTTATTCTTTAATAGAGCTGACAAACACTCTAAAACCTTTATTGAATAACGGGGCGTCTGTTTTGACTTTAAGCTATTTAGGCAGCACCAAATACATGGCGCATTACAATGTGATGGGGTTGGCTAAAGCGGCCCTAGAGAGCGCGGTGCGTTATTTAGCGGTGGATTTAGGCAAACATAATATTAGAGTGAATGCCCTATCGGCCGGGCCTATCAGGACGCTCGCTTCTAGCGGGATCGCTGATTTTAGGATGATTTTAAAATGGAATGAAATCAACGCCCCTTTAAGAAAAAATGTGAGTTTAGAGGAAGTGGGCAATGCTGGGATGTATTTGCTTTCTAGCTTGTCTAATGGGGTGAGTGGGGAAGTGCATTTTGTGGATGCCGGCTATCATGTGATGGGCATGGGGGCTGTGGAAGAAAAAGATAATAAAGCTACGCTGTTGTGGGATTTGCAGAACAATAAGGGGTATTGA
- a CDS encoding TIGR00645 family protein, whose amino-acid sequence MLEKLIERVLFATRWLLAPLCIAMSLVLVVLGYVFMKELWHMLSHLDTISETDLVLSALGLVDLLFMAGLVLMVLLASYESFVSKLDKVDASEITWLKHTDFNALKLKVSLSIVAISAIFLLKRYMSLEDVLSSIPKDTPLSHNPIFWQVVIHLVFVCSALLAAVTNNIAFSQNKGH is encoded by the coding sequence ATGTTGGAAAAATTGATTGAAAGAGTGTTGTTTGCCACTCGTTGGTTGCTAGCCCCTTTATGCATTGCCATGTCGTTAGTGTTGGTGGTTTTAGGCTATGTGTTCATGAAAGAGTTGTGGCACATGCTCAGCCATTTAGACACCATTAGTGAAACGGATTTGGTTTTATCAGCCTTAGGTTTAGTGGATTTGTTGTTTATGGCCGGGCTTGTTTTGATGGTGTTGCTCGCTAGTTATGAAAGCTTTGTTTCTAAATTAGACAAGGTGGATGCCAGTGAAATCACCTGGCTAAAGCACACGGATTTTAACGCTTTAAAGTTAAAGGTTTCACTCTCCATTGTAGCCATTTCGGCGATTTTCTTGCTCAAACGCTACATGAGTTTAGAAGACGTTCTATCTAGCATTCCTAAAGACACGCCTTTATCGCATAACCCCATTTTTTGGCAAGTGGTGATCCATTTGGTGTTTGTGTGTTCAGCGCTTTTAGCCGCCGTTACCAATAACATCGCTTTTTCGCAAAATAAAGGGCATTAA